From a single Gracilimonas sp. genomic region:
- a CDS encoding efflux RND transporter periplasmic adaptor subunit: protein MKRILIIAGILIALGLLAYPKLEGISGSSNNTASNNSRNSPLSVDVYVVQPDTIEDNIFTTGTLLANEEVELASESSGLIEEIYLKEGQSVEKGELLIKINDSELRAQLNRADFRLNLAEDREKRQTQLLEKGGISQEEYDATLNEVNVLRAEVALIEAQIAKTEIRAPFSGKIGLKYVSDGSYITPSTRIATLQDIDPIKIDFSIPERYAAMVEVGNKVEFTVSGMPKTLTANVYAKEPRIDTETRSLQVRAKSPNTGGQLLPGAFADLELTLSTINNAMMVPSISLVPELQGQKVYVVENGTVQPKSVQTGLRNETKVQITEGVAAGDTVLTTGLLQVRPGMAVNIGNVETE from the coding sequence ATGAAACGCATACTTATCATAGCAGGCATACTGATTGCCCTGGGTTTATTGGCCTATCCAAAGTTAGAGGGAATATCAGGCTCCTCAAATAATACAGCATCAAACAATTCCCGGAATAGCCCGCTATCTGTTGATGTCTATGTTGTTCAGCCCGATACTATTGAAGACAATATCTTTACCACCGGTACCCTTCTTGCCAATGAAGAAGTAGAGCTGGCCAGTGAAAGCTCAGGTTTGATCGAAGAGATTTACCTTAAAGAAGGTCAGTCGGTTGAAAAAGGAGAGTTACTCATCAAAATAAATGATAGCGAGCTGAGAGCTCAGTTGAATCGTGCCGATTTCAGGCTCAATCTGGCTGAAGACCGTGAAAAAAGGCAGACTCAGCTACTCGAAAAGGGAGGAATTAGTCAGGAAGAGTACGATGCTACGCTGAACGAGGTAAATGTACTTCGGGCAGAAGTAGCGCTTATAGAAGCTCAGATTGCCAAGACTGAAATCCGCGCTCCTTTCTCCGGGAAAATTGGTCTGAAGTATGTGAGTGATGGCAGCTACATCACCCCGAGCACCCGAATTGCTACTTTACAGGATATTGATCCTATCAAAATTGATTTTTCTATTCCCGAACGATACGCTGCAATGGTCGAAGTGGGCAATAAAGTAGAATTTACGGTATCGGGAATGCCGAAAACGCTAACGGCAAATGTATATGCCAAAGAACCCAGAATTGATACAGAAACCCGGTCGTTGCAGGTAAGAGCTAAAAGCCCGAATACAGGAGGTCAGTTGTTGCCGGGCGCTTTTGCAGATCTTGAACTCACGCTTTCTACTATTAATAATGCCATGATGGTTCCATCCATCTCGCTGGTTCCTGAACTGCAGGGACAAAAAGTGTATGTAGTTGAAAATGGAACTGTTCAGCCAAAGTCGGTACAAACGGGACTCAGGAATGAAACCAAAGTACAAATCACGGAAGGTGTAGCAGCAGGCGATACGGTACTTACAACCGGCTTACTCCAGGTTCGTCCGGGTATGGCTGTGAACATCGGAAACGTAGAAACGGAGTAA